In Leptospira stimsonii, the following proteins share a genomic window:
- the lvrA gene encoding hybrid histidine kinase/response regulator LvrA, with protein MNEIDLDNNDFRLLFESLPGLYLILLPDFRITAVSDMYLQATNTKREEILGKNLFEVFPDNPSDPHATGARNLRESILSVLQDKESNTMAVQKYDVKRPQSKGGGFEEKYWSPANFPVFNSDGEIIYIVHKAEDVTEFVRLKNLGSEQDKITEELRSLTASMETEIYQRAQEIQNSNKKLTLVNEDLTRREEELKEVYQKLLEFDELKTHFFANVSHELRTPLTLILGPTRSLLKQENISPPQRNLLETIERNAYTLLKQVNDLLDISKLEAGRMALHYSKVDLSKTISNITAHFDSVAKERSLKFLTILPDHCVIAVDVSKVERIVLNLISNAFKFVPDSGTIRCELEKENSYVSIRVEDSGPGIPESMREVIFEKFRQGEEGDSRTFGGTGLGLAIVKEFVHLHSGTVVVSVSSLGGALFEVRLPILEKPDSEIKKSAENEDLTPALLSALSDFKKLNGENKEERSLIANKRRVLVVEDNPEMRRYISESLTPEFQILLATNGKEGLEKALQEKPDVIVTDIMMPIMSGDKMVRAIREYEELNSISIIFLSAKADMDARIQLLGEGAQDYLIKPFAPEELLIRVRNFIRLKKTIETLETTNADMQAFSYSVSHDLRAPIRNIEGFLNILLEDFEKKLEPEALRVLDIIRKSVVLMNSLIQDLLDFHKVSHTELNTRAVDMNSLVREVISNLTQERPEQNHCSIHVDSLMDAWGDGAALKQVWVNLISNAIKYSSKSKNPEVYIGCREEGEWNTFFVKDNGVGFDKKYANRLFKVFQRLHLQEEFEGTGVGLAIVARIIQRHGGMVFAEGTLGNGSIFSFTLPKIVAN; from the coding sequence ATGAATGAGATCGACTTAGACAACAACGACTTTCGTCTATTATTTGAGTCCTTACCAGGACTTTACCTCATTTTACTCCCCGATTTTCGGATCACTGCGGTCAGCGATATGTATTTGCAGGCAACGAATACCAAAAGGGAAGAAATCCTTGGAAAAAATCTCTTCGAAGTTTTTCCGGACAATCCCTCTGATCCTCATGCAACGGGCGCTAGAAATCTAAGAGAATCGATTCTTTCCGTCCTTCAAGACAAAGAAAGTAATACGATGGCGGTTCAAAAATACGACGTCAAACGTCCCCAATCCAAAGGTGGCGGCTTTGAAGAAAAATATTGGAGCCCTGCCAATTTTCCGGTTTTTAATTCCGATGGGGAAATCATCTACATCGTCCATAAGGCGGAAGACGTTACGGAATTTGTTCGGTTGAAGAATCTGGGGAGCGAACAAGACAAGATCACCGAGGAATTGAGAAGTCTAACTGCTTCGATGGAAACAGAAATCTACCAAAGGGCACAAGAAATTCAAAATTCCAATAAAAAGCTAACCTTGGTAAACGAGGATCTAACTCGAAGGGAAGAAGAATTAAAAGAAGTCTATCAAAAGCTCCTGGAATTTGACGAACTCAAGACCCATTTTTTTGCCAATGTTAGCCACGAACTCAGGACACCTCTCACATTGATTCTTGGACCGACTCGCTCTTTGCTCAAACAAGAGAACATTTCTCCTCCTCAAAGAAATTTATTGGAAACGATCGAGAGAAATGCTTATACATTACTCAAACAAGTAAATGACCTATTAGATATTTCTAAATTAGAAGCTGGAAGAATGGCACTCCATTATTCTAAGGTAGATCTTTCGAAAACGATTTCGAACATCACCGCACATTTCGATTCGGTCGCGAAGGAAAGGAGCCTAAAATTCTTAACGATTCTTCCGGATCACTGTGTCATTGCGGTCGACGTATCCAAAGTAGAACGAATCGTTCTGAATTTAATTTCGAACGCCTTTAAATTTGTGCCCGATTCCGGTACGATCCGTTGTGAGTTGGAAAAGGAAAATTCGTATGTTTCCATTCGTGTGGAGGATAGCGGTCCCGGAATTCCCGAATCGATGCGTGAAGTGATTTTTGAAAAATTTAGACAGGGTGAAGAAGGGGATTCGCGAACCTTTGGGGGAACCGGATTAGGTCTCGCGATCGTAAAGGAATTTGTTCATCTTCATTCTGGGACGGTCGTCGTGTCTGTTTCCTCATTGGGTGGAGCCTTGTTTGAGGTTCGACTTCCAATCTTGGAGAAACCGGACTCTGAAATCAAAAAGAGTGCGGAAAACGAGGATCTCACACCCGCATTGTTGAGTGCGTTATCCGATTTCAAAAAATTGAACGGCGAGAATAAGGAAGAGCGCAGCCTTATTGCAAACAAACGAAGAGTTTTGGTCGTAGAAGACAATCCCGAGATGAGGCGTTATATTTCCGAATCCCTCACGCCGGAATTTCAAATCCTCCTCGCGACGAACGGTAAGGAAGGTTTGGAAAAAGCGCTTCAAGAGAAACCGGATGTCATCGTAACCGATATCATGATGCCTATCATGAGCGGAGACAAGATGGTAAGAGCGATTCGAGAATATGAAGAATTGAATTCGATTTCCATTATATTCTTAAGCGCCAAAGCGGACATGGACGCGAGGATCCAACTTCTGGGAGAAGGAGCGCAGGATTACCTGATCAAACCCTTTGCACCCGAAGAACTTCTGATTCGTGTCCGAAATTTTATTCGATTAAAGAAAACGATCGAAACTCTCGAAACCACGAATGCGGATATGCAGGCGTTTAGCTATTCCGTTTCCCATGATCTTCGTGCACCGATTCGAAATATTGAAGGTTTTTTAAATATACTCCTCGAAGATTTCGAAAAAAAATTGGAACCGGAAGCACTTCGAGTTCTTGATATCATTCGAAAAAGTGTGGTCCTTATGAACAGTCTGATTCAAGACCTTCTTGATTTCCACAAAGTTAGTCACACCGAACTCAATACAAGGGCTGTCGATATGAACTCACTTGTCAGAGAGGTTATATCGAATCTTACACAGGAAAGACCGGAACAAAATCATTGTTCTATTCATGTCGATTCTCTTATGGACGCTTGGGGTGACGGAGCGGCACTAAAACAGGTTTGGGTAAATTTGATCTCAAACGCGATCAAATACTCTTCTAAGAGCAAAAATCCGGAGGTTTATATAGGATGCAGGGAAGAGGGAGAATGGAACACTTTTTTTGTAAAAGACAACGGGGTCGGTTTCGACAAAAAATATGCCAACCGACTTTTTAAAGTATTTCAAAGATTGCATTTGCAGGAAGAGTTCGAGGGAACGGGCGTTGGTCTTGCGATTGTGGCCCGGATAATACAACGTCACGGAGGAATGGTCTTCGCAGAAGGAACCCTTGGGAACGGTTCTATATTTTCTTTTACACTTCCTAAAATCGTAGCAAACTAG
- a CDS encoding YgaP family membrane protein, with product MNTNEGNLDRIARVVAGLALIVFGFMIQGGLGIGISVFGLIPVVTGAIGWCPLYTLLGINTCGVKK from the coding sequence ATGAATACAAATGAAGGAAATCTAGATCGAATCGCAAGAGTTGTCGCAGGTCTTGCACTCATCGTTTTTGGATTCATGATACAGGGTGGACTGGGAATCGGTATTTCCGTTTTCGGATTGATTCCGGTTGTCACCGGAGCGATCGGTTGGTGCCCTCTCTATACTCTTTTGGGTATCAATACCTGCGGGGTAAAAAAATAA
- a CDS encoding HdeD family acid-resistance protein has translation MSIFKDTKHWWLHILVGLIWIATGAFTVFFPRQSYLGLALLFSVILAVTGVAQIVFAFYNRKSPGILGWNLVLGIVDLVVGTILVLHPEITVVTLPFIFGFLLIFRASSLISFSMEIRVYKSYPWVWTLALGIATLLFAIGILFFPVIGIFTILIWTGTGFLISGIGNVYLGWKEWEEERQNKES, from the coding sequence ATGAGCATCTTCAAAGACACAAAACACTGGTGGCTCCACATTCTCGTTGGTTTGATTTGGATTGCCACCGGCGCTTTTACCGTTTTTTTCCCAAGGCAAAGTTATCTGGGACTCGCCCTTTTATTCTCCGTGATTCTCGCGGTGACCGGCGTCGCTCAGATTGTTTTCGCGTTCTACAACCGAAAGAGTCCCGGTATTCTGGGTTGGAATCTTGTATTAGGAATCGTTGATTTAGTTGTTGGAACGATCTTGGTTTTACATCCGGAGATTACGGTAGTCACTCTTCCTTTTATCTTCGGTTTTTTATTAATCTTTCGCGCTTCTTCACTGATTTCCTTTTCCATGGAGATCCGAGTGTACAAATCCTATCCTTGGGTTTGGACCTTGGCTCTTGGAATCGCCACATTGCTCTTCGCAATTGGAATTCTTTTCTTTCCTGTTATAGGAATTTTTACGATTCTAATCTGGACGGGAACGGGTTTTCTCATTTCCGGAATCGGGAACGTTTATCTCGGATGGAAGGAATGGGAAGAAGAAAGGCAGAACAAGGAATCGTAA